The Indicator indicator isolate 239-I01 chromosome 21, UM_Iind_1.1, whole genome shotgun sequence region TTATGTGTCATTCGTAGTTGTGTACAAGCTCCGCGCatgattttcttctcctttgcgtttgccccaggggtggggCAGAGCGGGGGACACCAGGGGAATAAGGGGAACGTGTGGAGACATGGTGGGACTAAGGGGACATGGGGGAGCACGGAGGAAGGTGGGGGCCTGGAGAGCAGGGGGGACGCAGGAGGACATGgagggcacacagggacagaaAGCACTGGGGGGATCTGGAGTAACCGCGGGAACATGGCGGAACCGAGCGGACCGGTCGCCGAGGGGCATCGGTGCCAGCAGCGCGTCCTTGGCGACGGTGCTGATGTCTGAGGTGCGGACGTTGACGTCGCGGCAGCGGGGGATGAGTCACGGTGCCATGATGCAGTCCCCGGGCACGCAGGCCCCCCCTTGCGCCCGCCCGGTGCCCCCGCCCCGGGAACAGCGACAGCGGCGGCAGCGGGGACAGCGGGCACAGCGGCAGGCGGTGAGCGGAGCCAGGAGCCCGGCACCCTCGGGACCCCCATCATGACCCCCGGGACCCCAGCATCCGCTCGGGCCCCCCACCACGTCCCCCTGGGACGCCCATCACCCTCAACAACGCCTCTGTCGTTGTTCCCCTCCGAGACTCCTATCGTGACACCTTGACATTGCCCCCCGACGCCAGGCACCCCCATCTTCCCCTCGCGAACCCCCATTGTCCCCGCTGGGTCGCGCCACCCCACTTAGGAACTTCCCCAACCCCGTCCTTTCCTCAGACTTTGGGGTCCCCTCGTGCCCTCACTGTCCGGGAAGGTGGGCAGTCGGTGCGGGGCCCCAATACACCGCGACCGTCATTCCGGCCATGAGCCGCCCGGTCTCAGCTGGCAGCGGGGCCAGGGGATGCAGAGAGCTGCGAGTGTTGAGGAGGGGTCCCGGGCAGTGCCTCCCGACTCATCACCCCTCCTTTACCCTCTCGCAGGCCGCCCTCCTCTCCCGCCTGCTGCTCGCCGGGGGAGGCCCGGGGTgtgccccggccccggccccggcgcGGGCGGGACGGCGACTTTCGGCGCGCTGCTGCGCTGCTTCCCGTGCCAGCGGTTCTGCGGGGGGGACGCGGTGCCTCCCGGGGCACTGCCCGCCGCCGGGCCCCCCCCCCGTCGCCACCTGCCCCCCCGCACCTTCCGCAGCTACCTGCCACGCACGCACCGCACCTACAGCTGCGTCCACTGCCGGGCACATCTGGCGCGACACGAGGAGCTCATCTCCAAGGTGCccccctgctgccccccaggagcTGGCACCGCCACCATGCCCCGTCATGGGCACGGTCCCCGGGGTCCCCAGGGTGGTGGGCTCCCTTCTGATGTGGCCTCAAGACAGTGAGGGTCTCCCCCTGCCAGGATGTCCTTGGGCAGTGAGCTGCTCTCATGGTAGTGCCAGAATAGTCAGCCGCTCCCCCGGCCTGCCCCTGGCCTGTCACTTGTGCCCCCGTGGTGTCACCACGGTGGTGGGTGTCCCCACGGGGGCTGGCATGCTGTGTGGTGGTTATCCAGGGGGGCATGGGTGGCACATGGGATGCGGGTGGCACAGGGAATGTGGGGACCTGGGGGGCACAGGCCTAGACAGTGGCTCATGCCATGTCCCCACAGTCCTTCCAGGGCATCTACGGCCGTGCCTACCTGTTCAACTCCGTGTGAGTACCACCTGGCACCCGGGCAGTGCCAGTGGGGGGAGGGTCCACAGCTGTGGGCACAGAGGGAATACCCGGGGCTGCTGTTCCGGTGGTACTGGGCTGTGCCATGGCAGACTGTGCTGGGTTGTCATGCTGGGCTGTTCCACGTCAAGACGTGCCAGGCTGCCCCTCGCTAGGCTGTGTCATGCCCTGTTAGGGGCATGTGCCCTGCTCTCTCACCCAGGGTGAATGTGGGTTGTGGCCCCACGGAGCAACGGCTGCTGCTGACAGGGCTGCACTCAGTGGCTGACATCTTCTGCCAGAGCTGCAAAACCACACTTGGCTGGAAATACGTGAGTGCTCCCTGGCACACCCACCCGTGGCACCTCTGGCACCCCTGCCATACTGCATGCACCACCTGGGCACCTTGTGTCCTCCCTGTGGGTGCTATCCTGCTCGCCCACCCTGACCTCTGCCATGTACACCACTTGGGGCATCCTGCAGACACTGCCCCTGGCACCCAACCCTTGCCATGGGCATCCCAAGCCCCCTCTGTGGGCACTGCCCTGGACAACCCAAACCCCTGGTTTGGGCACTCCAAACCTTGGCTTTGAGCACCAGGCTGGGCACCCCGAAGCCATGGTGAAGGCAGCAGCGTGGGCACCCCAGGCCCATGGCTTGGGCAGTGGCACGGTCACAGCAGGGGTCTCACACTGCCCCCCTGGCCCCCAGGAACAAGCCTTTGAGAGCAGCCAGAAGTACAAGGAGGGGAAGTTCATCATTGAGATGTCTCACATGGTGAAGGAGAACGGCTGGGACTGATGGACATGGTGGGCACGGCGGGGGCATGGTGCAGGcacctccagccagcagcacctctgccccAGTGCACACCCTCTCTGGGGTGCTGGCAGTGGGTGCCCTTCACCTTCACACACACCCGAGTGCCCCGTGGGTGCCCAGCGCCAGCCGATGCTCCCTGGGGAGGGGCAGTGCCCACCTGTGGAGGGGGGCTGCAAGGGCTTTTCTAGGGCAATAAAGGTTTTTTTTGTAGCAAGGTGCTGGGTGCCACCTGCCCCTGATGCTGCCACCCCCCTGGCTCAGCCCGGGAAGCCTGGGGTGACACCTGGCACACAGCTGGGGCTCCTGTGGGtaccctggcatgggcagggtgGCCCTGATAGTGCCCCACTGGATCCGGGTTTCCCTTTGTCAttcccacagcaggagctgaggggtggggaaggggggagaatgggagagaggaaggggccTAGGGAGGGACACAGGAAAGAGGGAGATGGGaagtggggagaggggaaggagggctggggggaggatggagagaaggaaaggaggcagaaggaggagggctggagggtggttggaagaaaagagggaggggaaagtggagaaggagggaggatgGAGACATGGCAGgatgaaaggaaggagggaCTAGGGATGGGGAAaaagggctggagggagggatgaAAGAGAATGGAGGGAAGGTTGAGAGCTGGAGGGGGAAATGGACTAAGAAGGGAGGGACAAGGgctggagggatggagagagaaggagagacaTGGAAATGAGAGATGggagacagaaaggaaagaggacaagaaaaagagggaggagaggagggaagagacgaggcagggagggagggcaagggcagggctcagggctgggggtCGCTGCAGCAGCCCATGAGGAGGGCAACATTGCCATCATCATGCCAGAGGATGAACAGGAAGGGTCGCAGGTCCTCAAGCACCAGGCCTGTGTGTGCCAGCGAGGCAGCCTTGGCACCTGCTGCCTCCACATCAGCCTCGTTCAGTGCCAGTAGTGCCCAGTGCCATGCCACATGCACTACCACTGCCAGCCCCCATGCCAGCCCACAGCAACTCCCCGGCCAGGAGCAGCCTGAAGACTCAGTTCTGCCACACAGGGACACCAGGGACAGAGGGACCATGCCATACCAGGGCACCAGGGACACAGGGACACCGGGGACACTGGGACACAGGGATACCAGGACACCAGAGGGGACACAGAGGGGACACCAAGGGACCATGGGGACACAAAGGGATGTGGGGGACACCAGGGAGATGATGGGGGTATTTGGGACACCTGAGGCAGTGGGGAATgtggtggcactggggacaTCATGGGCACTGAGGCCATGGGGGGAGCAGGGCAAACAGGGGTGCTGGGAATGCAGAGGATACAGGGGTACTGGGGGACCCTAGGGACACCAGTGACATGGGGACAGTGGGGGATGCTGGGGACATCGGGGCAGCTGGGGAAATGGACCACCGCGGGGGCAGGAGAGGGGTCAGAAGGGTGCTGCAGGGGGTGACATCCTTGCCTGTCACCTCCCGGGAAGGAAATGACATCGGCCGCATCCCCACGAGCCCCAGTAGGGATGTCACAGGCAGGGGGTGGGTGGCCTTACCCCTGCCATGGACCAGTATCACCACATCGACGGCGCGGCCGAGGCGCAGGCAGGGCAGTGCCGCGGGGATGGCCCGGGGAGGGGTGCGGGCCGCCCGCCGCAGTAGCTCTAGGAAGATGGGGAGGGTCCAGTACTCGCTCCAGGGGCCTCAGAGCCCCCGGGGTACCCGTGGCACCAGCACCGCCAGGCTCAGCCCAGCACCGCcaggctgagcccagcactcagCTCCAGCCACCCCACCTGCCAGGATGGGCTCCCCTTCAACGACAGTGCAGTGACGTCACCGCCTGCCACCCCCCAGTGTCACTGCGACTACATCACAGCCTGGCACCATTCCAGTGAGGCCGCAGTGATGTCATAGCCTGGCACACACCTCAGTGCCAGCAGAGTGATGTCACAGCCTGGCATTCCTCCTACTCCCAGGGCAGCGATGTCACAGGCTGTGCTCCCCTCAGTACCAGAGGAGTGACATCATAGCCTGGCATCCTCCCTGAGTGCCATGGGAGTGATGTCACAGCATTCCCCCACTGTGCTAGGGGAGTGaaaatcacagcctggcaacGCCTCCTGTGCCACCACAGTGAGGTCACACCCGGTTTTGCCCCCATGCCACGGCAGTGATatcacacccaccccccccactcCTTGTACCCACCAGAAGATCCCAGTCTTGAAGGAGTCCACTGAGTACTTGTGTCTGGTCACGGTGGGCACCAGGCAGGGTGAGTGTTCAGGGCACAGGAAGGGCATTGGCACTGTCTGCTTTGCCTCCAGTGGCACGCACcaggtggctgtgagcacatGGTaccagggctggggggcaaggagGGCCACATGGGGCAGTCCTGGCCTCAGCCCCATACTGGATCCTGGGGGCAGATGCTGGTGCCGACACCCCAGACAGATTCCAGTTCCAGCTCCCAGGTCAAACCCTGGGGGagatccagtgccaacccctcAGAACAGATCCCACCACCAAACTCTGGAGCAGATCCTACTGCCAAACCCCAGGGAAGGTTCCAGAACCAAAGCCTGGGGCAGATCCTTGCCTTAACCTTCGGTGCCAACCCCTGGGGCAGATCCAGAGCAGACCCCGTGGTCTGTACTGCAGAGGTgcacagtgctgagcagcagcagctggggctgggtgggcACGGTGGGCAGCACTCCTGGCAGCCGCCCGTGGCTGGCCTCACGTACCCTTCCACCCACCCGTAGCAGGTCCAGGCTCTCGTTGCCACTCAGGACACCTGGGTGGGCTCCACAGAAGTGCCATGACTCCAGCGGGGCTGAAGGTGCAGCATGGCAGGCATCAGCCCCAAGCCACCCTGACATCAGTGGCTGGCACCCCCTCGGTGACCCCGGAGTGCCACAGGGCAGTAgacactcagctgctccccgCGACCCTGGGgtgccaaggggcagtgggcagcagTAGCTGCCCAGCTTGGGGCGGGGCTGGAGCCCCTCGTCCCGCCTCCAGGGGCGGGATCCGGTATGGCCCCGCCCGGGAGCACTGGGCACCAGGCACCGCTGGCCATGGCAGCGAGGATCGCCCAGGTGGGTGGGGGACACCGGGGACCGACCGGAGGTGTGGGGCCGTGGCGCGGGGACTGTTGGTGTGTGCACTGAACAGTTCCAGCCCCAGGGTGGCGTCTAGCTGAGCAGTGTGCGGGTCCCGGTACGCCCGGGCTGCGGGAGAGACGGTGCCGGGGTGCCGGTGCTTGGGGGGTGTTCGAGCGGTGCCAGTGTTCTGGGAGTGCCAGTGATCGGGGGTCTCCGGTACTGGTGCTCGGGGGGGTGCGGGGTCTCGGGAGGATCTGGTGCTCGGTTGGTGCCCGGTGCCCGGGGGGTGTCGGTATTGGGTCTCGGAGGGTGTCGGTGCTCGCTGCATACCCGCCCCGCACGCTCTAGTTTCGTTTCCGCGGCCGGATCCGCTCCTTACGGGACATGACGCGCGGGGGGGTGGCCGCCCAGGGATGTGATCCGCTGCCCCCTAccgcaggagctgcaggaagcaCGGACCTGGAGCGGAGCCTGCGACCTGCGGCCGCTGGACGGGAACCTGCTGCGGTgggaggggctgctgctgccggtGAGCGGAGCACGGGGGCTGTGGGGGGACATAGGGCGACAAAGGGGGACACGGGGGACTGGGCGGGGCGCCTGCTGCCCGTGAGTGGGGTGGGGAGCACGGCGGAAATGGGGGTGTCCTGGAGCCTGGACGGGTTCTGAGGGACACAGGGGTCTAAGGGACCTGAGGAGCAAAGGTCTGTGGGTGTGGGGGGTCCGCAGGGCACAGAGGCCGTGGGGGCAAGTGGGATCCCTTGGAGTTGTGAGAGGGGTGAGGACACTCTCGAGGTACACTGGAAGCACGGGAGGAGGGGGGGCTGGAGAGGTTCTCCTGGGGGCACCAGGTGGGTGTAACTATGAGGGCCACATGGTGGGGGCCGTCCCGCTGGAGACAATGTAGGACCGGGGATGCTAGGCTGGGGACACTGGGAGGGTGTTCCTCTCCTCGGGGGGGGTCACCATGGTGGGTGCTGGGTCTCAAGTCTGGGACAGGGGCTGTGAGGTACCCCCCATTCCCTTTGCAGAATATCCCCCCATACAGCGCAGGTGCCTTCCGCTTCGAGCTGACCTTCTCCCCTCACCACCCCCTGTCCCCACCCTGTGCCACCCTCCGCACCAGCATCTATCACCCCGGCGTGGACACCACCGGCCGGGTCTGCCAGCCCCTCacctctgcacagcactgggTACCCACCACCCGTGCCATCCAAGGTGGGCACCTCGGGGTGGGTGAGGGAGGATGGCGAGGAGAGTGCCCACCATGACCCTCCCTGTGCCGTCAGTGCTACAGGACCTGCTGCTGATGCTGGACAGCCCAGGCACGGAGCGGGTGCTGCGGCAGGAGCTGTCCCGTGAGCTGCGCCAGCAGCCGGAGGTGTTCTGGCACCGGGCGGAGGAACACACTCGGTGCCACGCGGAGCCGCGCCCTGACCGCCCTGCGCCATGAGTCCCcgatccagcagcacccccgcTTCACCCCCTccctctgtgccagctggggctggccaTGACATTGTCCCCCGACCTGGAGCCTGGGTGCCCAGCCAGGCACTGACTGTAAGGTAGTCCTAGCACCCTACATGGGctactccccccccccccccccaagttgATAAACTTGCTCCCATTGCTGTGCTGCCCCCAAGATGCCTCGTTGGGACTGTGGGGGGCATCAGGGTAGTGATGCCAGCCTGCCTGCCCTTCCCCTCTGTGGTGGCAGtagggcagtgccagggctctgtccaCCCCAGCGCCTGGTTGCATCAATGCCCCAGACCATCAGTGCCAGTGTCCCTGTGCCCATGTCGCCCCCATGAGAGATGAagctgccacagcctggcaccacaAACTTTTACTGCTAGGGACAAATCAGGGAATGAAGCAAGGGGGTGATGCAGGGTAGGGGAACTCCCCCTCAGCGGTTCTTGGTCTTCACCAGCCCCTTGGCCACCAGGCAGC contains the following coding sequences:
- the UBE2L6 gene encoding ubiquitin/ISG15-conjugating enzyme E2 L6; translation: MAARIAQELQEARTWSGACDLRPLDGNLLRWEGLLLPNIPPYSAGAFRFELTFSPHHPLSPPCATLRTSIYHPGVDTTGRVCQPLTSAQHWVPTTRAIQVLQDLLLMLDSPGTERVLRQELSRELRQQPEVFWHRAEEHTRCHAEPRPDRPAP
- the SERPING1 gene encoding LOW QUALITY PROTEIN: plasma protease C1 inhibitor (The sequence of the model RefSeq protein was modified relative to this genomic sequence to represent the inferred CDS: deleted 1 base in 1 codon), giving the protein MASAPLESWHFCGAHPGVLSGNESLDLLRVGGRVREASHGRLPGVLPTVPTQPQLLLLSTVHLCSTDHGPWYHVLTATWCVPLEAKQTVPMPFLCPEHSPCLVPTVTRHKYSVDSFKTGIFWPLERVLDPPIFLELLRRAARTPPRAIPAALPCLRLGRAVDVVILVHGRVVVHVAWHWALLALNEADVEAAGAKAASLAHTGLVLEDLRPFLFILWHDDGNVALLMGCCSDPQP